In Ascaphus truei isolate aAscTru1 chromosome 7, aAscTru1.hap1, whole genome shotgun sequence, one genomic interval encodes:
- the CD302 gene encoding CD302 antigen gives MKAALLLLLCGAADIVAGQGGLQLQVDECPSPVWIPFNNRCYTFLHAQLKNSLNIDLARDLCKVSGADIISINTEEENAFLLKIFQTEWKGPKEILLGLFYDSDDDSLKWYDNSEVTFTNWREETPSNEDLNTCAAMDTLTGQWEQISCEKFIEMGTVCKTNSRKRKQAGQRVLIIALITAIALLVIIVSVGLLLLYKRKVFSGFTSRNHHVGAQVLPYSDETILVEALEKEFSA, from the exons ATGAAGGCCGCCCTCCTGCTCTTGTTGTGTGGCGCAGCAGATATTGTCGCCGGCCAGGGAGGGCTCCAACTCCAAGTAGATG AATGCCCATCTCCAGTGTGGATTCCGTTTAACAACAGATGTTACACTTTTCTTCATGCACAACTGAAGAACTCACTCAATATTGATCTTGCTCGAGACCTTTGCAAAG TCTCTGGTGCCGACATTATAAGTATCAATACTGAAGAGGAAAATGCATTCCtattaaaaatatttcaaacagaaTGGAAAGGCCCTAAAGAGATTTTGCTGGGCTTGTTTTATGATAGTGATG ATGACTCTCTTAAATGGTACGACAATTCAGAAGTAACATTTACAAACTGGAGAGAAGAGACTCCGAGTAATGAAGATCTAAACACCTGTGCTGCGATGGATACATTGACAGGGCAATGGGAACAAATCAGCTGTGAGAAATTTATCGAAATGGGAACAGTGTGTAAAACTA ATTCTCGAAAAAGAAAACAAGCAG GTCAAAGGGTCTTAATAATTGCTTTGATCACCGCTATTGCCCTTCTTGTGATAATTGTTTCAGTAGGTCTCTTATTACTGTACAAGAGAAAAGTTTTTTCTGGATTTACATCAAGAAATCACCATGTGGGAGCCCAAGTTCTTCCATACAGCGATGAAACCATATTAGTGGAGGCACTAGAAAAGGAGTTTTCGGCATAA